One Bombilactobacillus folatiphilus genomic window, ATCAAAACTTTGCAATTAAATCAACGCGACCAGCTCCAATTATTTAGTTCCGTGACTAAATTTGGTTACGATGAAGTTTGGCATTGGATTGAATCACATTGTTAATATAAAAATAATAAAGATTGAGCAACTGATATTGGTGGCTCAATTTTTTTGGTTTCCAAAAAGTAGAAAAGAGTTTTCGTTTCATCGATAAATTAAGTAGTATTCACGATTTGGAATGGCTATAATAAAAATGAAGTTTAATGAATAAGCTGTTATCTGAACAGGAGGAATAATATGGCCATTTTGGTTTTAGGTGGTGCTGGTTATATCGGTTCACACATGGTCGATTTATTAGTACAAAAAAAAGAAGATGTAGTAGTCGTTGATAATTTAAGTTACGGACATCGGCAAGCAGTTCCAGAATCGGTGCCATTTTATCAAGGTGATGTACGCGATCACGACTTTTTAGAGCAAGTGTTTACACAGCATGATATTGAAGCTGTATTTCATTTTTGTGCCTACATTCAAGTTCCAGAATCTGTTGTTAAACCAAATGATTATTTTGATAATAATGTGGTAGGCTTAATTAGTCTAATTAATGTGATGAAAAATCATCAAGTTAAAAAATTAATTTTTTCCTCATCTGCTGCGGTATACGGAACTCCGGAACGCGTTCCTATCAAGGAAGATGATGCCAAAGATCCGATTAATCCTTATGGTTTAACCAAATTAATGATGGAACAAATTATGCGTTGGGATGGTGCTGCGTATGAGATGCAATGGTTGGCCTTTCGTTATTTTAATGTTGCAGGTGCGCGGTTAGATGGTAATTTAGGTGAAGATCATCGACCAGAAACACATTTGATTCCAATTGTTTTGCAAGCTGCTCTGGGGCAGCGTGA contains:
- the galE gene encoding UDP-glucose 4-epimerase GalE, which translates into the protein MAILVLGGAGYIGSHMVDLLVQKKEDVVVVDNLSYGHRQAVPESVPFYQGDVRDHDFLEQVFTQHDIEAVFHFCAYIQVPESVVKPNDYFDNNVVGLISLINVMKNHQVKKLIFSSSAAVYGTPERVPIKEDDAKDPINPYGLTKLMMEQIMRWDGAAYEMQWLAFRYFNVAGARLDGNLGEDHRPETHLIPIVLQAALGQREHVEMCGNDYQTRDGYNVRDYVHVLDLVQAHYFGLEYLRQGGQSDYFNIGSKQGFTVKEIVEAARRVTGVNIKAIDAPRRGGDPDSLVADSTKIRTDLGWQSPHTDIDTIISSAWNWLQKHPNGYSK